From the genome of Yersinia enterocolitica, one region includes:
- a CDS encoding IS110 family transposase yields the protein MTITTVGIDLAKNVFAVHCVDQHGKTVLVKPKVPRAALPELIASLPPCVIGMEACSGAHYWARLFRQYGHEPRLMAAKFVSPYRMAGKSGKNDAADAQAICEAVRRPHMRFVPVKDESQQAMQCLHRTRQGFIEEKTATYNRLRGLISEFGVIAPQSTDALRHMVSEQKKSLPLQVQQCVDDLLKHIDRIENNVTEYDRILSRMAKADHRSQRLMELKGIGPTTACALVASIGNAHDFKNGRQLAAWLGLTPSQYSSGGKSKLGRITKAGDSYLRTLLVQGARSVLIGAEKKTDSFSRWVCSLVERRGYWRAVVAIAAKNARLCWASLHYGDDFRLYSVS from the coding sequence ATGACCATCACTACTGTCGGTATCGATCTTGCTAAAAATGTGTTTGCTGTTCACTGCGTTGACCAACACGGTAAAACTGTTCTGGTTAAACCCAAAGTACCGCGTGCTGCGCTTCCTGAGCTGATTGCCAGTTTACCTCCCTGTGTTATCGGGATGGAGGCATGCTCTGGGGCTCACTACTGGGCAAGGTTGTTTCGGCAGTATGGTCATGAACCGCGCCTGATGGCAGCTAAATTTGTATCGCCTTACCGTATGGCAGGTAAATCAGGGAAAAATGATGCTGCTGATGCTCAGGCTATCTGTGAAGCTGTTCGTCGTCCGCATATGCGGTTCGTACCAGTGAAAGACGAAAGCCAGCAGGCCATGCAGTGTTTACATCGTACCCGGCAAGGTTTTATCGAAGAGAAAACAGCAACATATAATCGCCTGCGAGGGTTGATCTCTGAATTCGGCGTCATCGCTCCACAAAGTACAGATGCCCTGCGCCACATGGTATCTGAACAGAAGAAATCTTTGCCGCTTCAGGTTCAGCAATGTGTTGATGACCTGCTGAAACACATTGATCGCATTGAAAATAACGTTACTGAATATGACCGGATCCTGTCCCGCATGGCAAAAGCGGATCACCGCAGCCAACGACTGATGGAACTGAAAGGGATTGGCCCCACAACAGCCTGTGCTCTGGTCGCCAGTATCGGTAATGCACACGATTTTAAAAATGGACGACAACTGGCAGCTTGGCTGGGACTAACGCCATCGCAATATAGTAGCGGCGGAAAATCAAAGCTTGGCAGGATAACGAAGGCGGGCGATTCGTATCTACGAACGCTGTTGGTCCAGGGCGCTCGTTCAGTTCTGATTGGCGCCGAGAAAAAGACAGACTCATTCAGTCGTTGGGTTTGCTCGCTAGTTGAGCGCAGAGGATACTGGCGTGCCGTTGTGGCCATAGCGGCTAAAAATGCAAGACTGTGCTGGGCATCACTACATTATGGTGATGATTTCAGGTTGTACTCAGTGAGCTAA
- a CDS encoding DDE domain-containing protein yields the protein MSLIRNAFSRLHYPVDIIAQCVRWYLAYSLSLRNLEEIMAERGIVVDHSTLHRWVKSGANTAALTILNADKPEEEIITVRQNKYLNNLVEQDHLNIKRRIRPMLGFKSFRRAQTILAGIELIHMIRKGQYQPPKNEGLSPAEQFYLLAA from the coding sequence ATGTCTCTGATCCGAAACGCTTTCAGCCGCCTGCATTATCCCGTCGATATTATTGCTCAGTGTGTCCGCTGGTATTTGGCTTACTCACTGAGTTTACGCAACCTGGAAGAGATAATGGCAGAGCGTGGTATTGTCGTTGACCATTCAACGCTGCATCGTTGGGTTAAAAGTGGTGCCAACACGGCAGCGCTGACTATACTCAACGCCGACAAACCAGAAGAAGAAATCATTACTGTCAGGCAGAACAAGTATCTGAATAATCTGGTTGAACAAGATCACCTGAATATTAAACGCCGCATACGCCCGATGCTGGGATTCAAATCGTTTCGACGGGCACAGACGATCCTGGCTGGCATCGAACTGATACATATGATACGCAAAGGACAATATCAACCTCCGAAAAATGAGGGATTGTCACCAGCAGAACAATTTTATCTGTTGGCTGCCTAA
- a CDS encoding two-component system response regulator, with amino-acid sequence MMEKILILDDDDVFTNTLSTILLRKGFFVNIATTGVQAVRMAESTQHMYIVIDLQLKDDSGLAWVSALRHLNPLSRILILTNYSSITSAIIALKKGADNLLQKPVSVDNILLSLRNEIPTLKNDKGSPFTYPSLEQMEWEYINKVVDDHLGNISASARALNMHRRTLQRKLLKKNIPKPS; translated from the coding sequence ATGATGGAAAAGATCTTAATTTTGGATGATGATGATGTATTTACTAATACGCTATCAACGATTCTGCTTAGAAAAGGATTCTTTGTTAATATAGCAACCACTGGAGTGCAGGCCGTCAGAATGGCCGAATCTACTCAGCATATGTATATTGTGATAGATCTGCAGTTGAAAGATGACTCTGGGCTAGCATGGGTTTCTGCATTAAGACATCTTAACCCATTATCTAGAATTTTAATTCTGACAAATTACTCTAGCATCACTTCAGCCATCATTGCGTTAAAGAAAGGGGCTGATAATCTTCTGCAAAAGCCAGTGAGTGTGGATAACATTCTATTAAGTCTTCGTAATGAAATACCAACATTAAAAAATGATAAGGGTAGCCCATTTACCTACCCCTCACTAGAACAAATGGAATGGGAGTATATAAATAAAGTTGTGGATGATCATCTTGGTAATATTTCTGCTTCGGCAAGAGCGTTGAATATGCATCGACGAACATTACAACGCAAACTTTTGAAAAAGAATATTCCTAAACCTTCATAG
- a CDS encoding sensor histidine kinase, whose protein sequence is MKILQALPQHKKLAIITWARIFAICSQLLLSVILFKGKSNYIYSFVFPIAIILFLLLLSIVVTLYRMRLPSPLEERELVAQICIDLLLFTLWEELNFHGEILSVSFYLPSVVMAFAILSNKNIAFIVIYSAILFYISSKLTLSNHLEITHRPKSIEYYAPWVSFLMSTFIIIFFIKKMNDVSIEYNNDLIRSKEYQKQSDIIFSFGLQAASSAHDISKPISTAVLALEEIKLFKPGERSGKEFDEYLNLALEQAKECTKKLANMSFSLGFNEFENEEAINLCLWLDGVFGSFKLKCNKNIIYKLPNTCVYIKNAGILHTIIVNLLENANSAIPSDNGFIQCGCKIENGNVIISITDNGCGIPNDLINLLGKQPVKSTTSGYGIGLMLAFSNAVRIGAKIKLYSDYTGTTATIRVRLL, encoded by the coding sequence ATGAAAATATTACAGGCACTACCTCAGCATAAGAAGCTAGCTATCATTACTTGGGCTAGGATTTTTGCAATATGTAGTCAGCTTCTATTAAGTGTTATTTTATTTAAAGGGAAATCAAACTACATCTATTCATTTGTATTCCCCATTGCTATTATTTTATTTTTATTGTTACTCAGTATCGTTGTGACATTATACAGGATGAGGCTTCCTTCACCACTAGAAGAAAGAGAACTTGTTGCTCAGATTTGTATTGACTTACTTTTATTTACTCTCTGGGAGGAGTTGAATTTCCATGGAGAAATATTAAGTGTTTCATTTTACCTTCCAAGTGTAGTAATGGCCTTTGCTATTCTATCTAATAAAAACATTGCATTCATAGTGATTTACTCGGCTATTTTATTTTATATTTCATCTAAGTTAACATTATCAAATCATCTCGAAATTACGCATAGACCTAAAAGTATAGAATACTATGCTCCGTGGGTGAGTTTTTTAATGTCCACATTTATTATCATTTTCTTTATAAAAAAGATGAATGACGTGTCAATTGAATACAATAATGATTTAATTCGCTCAAAAGAATATCAAAAACAGTCGGATATAATATTTTCTTTTGGTCTGCAAGCTGCGTCTTCTGCCCACGACATATCAAAACCTATATCAACAGCGGTTCTGGCCTTAGAGGAGATTAAGTTATTTAAACCAGGGGAGCGATCGGGTAAAGAGTTTGATGAGTATTTAAATTTAGCCTTGGAACAAGCAAAAGAGTGTACGAAAAAATTAGCTAATATGTCATTTTCATTAGGATTTAATGAGTTTGAAAATGAAGAAGCTATCAACTTATGTTTATGGCTTGACGGCGTATTTGGTTCATTTAAACTTAAGTGTAATAAAAATATAATTTATAAATTACCCAACACCTGCGTATATATCAAAAATGCTGGCATTCTCCATACTATTATTGTTAATTTACTTGAGAATGCTAATTCGGCTATTCCCAGTGACAATGGTTTCATTCAATGTGGTTGTAAGATAGAAAATGGTAATGTAATTATAAGCATAACTGATAATGGATGTGGTATACCAAATGATTTAATCAACCTCCTAGGAAAACAACCGGTAAAAAGCACAACCTCTGGATATGGTATTGGCTTGATGTTAGCCTTTTCTAATGCAGTCAGAATTGGTGCTAAAATAAAACTATACTCAGATTATACCGGAACAACAGCCACTATTAGGGTGAGATTGTTATGA
- a CDS encoding hydrolase, with product MIAIVSLFTFPTLAEPSGKLVSSSSLQNASIQSASGRHETQKLKKILTHYDEWEGVSYKLGGNTRKGIDCSAYMQRIFEDEFSLSLPRSAQEQMKQGSRITKEALDTGDLVFFKTSRQTRHVGVYIGEGKFIHASSSVGVTISKLDNKYWGARYEQARRINHTEA from the coding sequence ATGATTGCGATTGTCTCTTTATTTACATTTCCCACGCTTGCCGAACCCTCAGGGAAATTGGTGAGCTCATCATCCTTACAAAATGCGTCAATCCAGTCTGCGTCTGGGCGTCATGAGACGCAAAAACTCAAAAAAATCCTGACCCATTATGATGAGTGGGAAGGTGTCAGTTACAAGCTTGGCGGGAATACACGTAAAGGTATCGATTGTTCTGCTTATATGCAGCGCATTTTTGAAGATGAGTTTTCCCTGAGTTTGCCAAGAAGTGCCCAGGAACAAATGAAACAAGGCTCTCGGATCACCAAGGAAGCTTTAGATACAGGCGATCTGGTTTTTTTCAAAACCTCACGACAAACACGACATGTGGGTGTTTACATCGGGGAGGGCAAATTTATCCATGCCTCGAGCAGCGTGGGTGTGACCATCTCAAAGCTTGATAATAAATACTGGGGAGCGCGGTATGAGCAAGCACGGCGTATTAATCATACGGAAGCATAA
- a CDS encoding type 1 fimbrial protein: MPLLKWCRNAGSASFFICVVALPVQAAEIVDFRATIVPGTCEIKLDQEFLDLGSVQTSSLLSGAVAASNTFSLKVQNCSGTAPGSKKPVIQVTGNGDGSGSKWLFRDADSDAQGVGVLLTQNMNTVRHADKLQFQGIVPPATGAAMAFSAGVSCIDSGGCNPTTGKLIARVTFNFLYD; the protein is encoded by the coding sequence ATGCCTTTACTAAAGTGGTGCCGTAATGCGGGTTCTGCGAGCTTTTTCATCTGTGTAGTCGCTCTGCCGGTGCAAGCTGCTGAAATAGTGGATTTCCGTGCCACCATTGTTCCTGGAACTTGCGAAATTAAGCTAGATCAAGAGTTTTTGGATTTGGGGAGCGTCCAAACAAGCTCGTTGTTATCGGGAGCCGTGGCTGCATCCAATACTTTCTCTCTGAAAGTACAAAATTGTAGCGGGACGGCACCTGGTAGCAAAAAACCTGTCATCCAGGTCACTGGCAATGGTGATGGCAGTGGCAGCAAATGGCTGTTTCGTGACGCTGACTCAGACGCTCAAGGGGTTGGTGTGCTGCTAACTCAAAACATGAATACCGTTCGCCATGCTGACAAGCTGCAATTTCAAGGAATAGTCCCGCCAGCCACTGGTGCCGCTATGGCATTTTCCGCAGGGGTATCCTGTATTGATTCGGGGGGCTGTAATCCAACCACCGGTAAACTCATTGCTCGAGTTACCTTCAATTTTCTTTACGATTAA
- a CDS encoding adhesin, with amino-acid sequence MPLQAAIIEIGSGSQQWAGPAINQNISTSFGDYDMYMTLNPNYGLVAITGAGIPETLGCVNNTALSDVDGIQGYKIAQGIFLVPQASFTMIYQLNAGSSETMSGTFSNSGVQGTVSGSGNAAATPANSAWCLSPRAISTPSFFEESSVRSGSITGNWVIITDGTQQDGVFPIPEMYFSSSALSSATKASILTGYQVKVSTRQCSININKSINFGEVEHNSTLGAELELVKDSLVVGCTQNGANPAANINIKFQANSGLYNGETTRLSLNEGGGYITGEITGVTGAGTCNLTQGLKFNGEPMKLGSINAGESSEVFSNELTWRLCSGGDTLPVGNVTASATVDVIFN; translated from the coding sequence ATGCCATTACAGGCAGCTATCATTGAGATTGGTAGTGGTAGCCAACAATGGGCAGGCCCAGCCATTAATCAAAATATTTCCACCAGTTTTGGTGACTACGATATGTATATGACGCTCAATCCAAATTATGGTCTTGTTGCCATCACGGGGGCGGGAATTCCTGAAACCTTGGGTTGCGTTAATAACACCGCCCTAAGTGATGTTGATGGAATTCAAGGGTATAAGATTGCTCAAGGTATTTTTTTGGTACCGCAGGCATCTTTCACTATGATTTATCAGTTAAATGCTGGCTCATCAGAAACCATGAGCGGAACTTTTAGCAATTCGGGAGTCCAGGGGACAGTCTCTGGATCTGGAAATGCTGCTGCAACGCCTGCAAATTCTGCCTGGTGTTTATCACCCCGGGCAATCTCGACACCCTCTTTTTTCGAGGAATCTAGCGTCCGCAGTGGATCAATAACGGGCAATTGGGTCATTATCACCGATGGGACCCAGCAAGATGGAGTATTCCCCATTCCTGAGATGTATTTTAGCAGCAGTGCATTATCGAGTGCTACGAAGGCAAGTATTCTTACTGGCTATCAGGTTAAAGTTTCCACACGGCAATGCTCGATCAATATTAACAAATCGATCAACTTTGGCGAAGTAGAACATAATTCGACTTTGGGGGCTGAATTAGAACTAGTGAAGGATAGTCTGGTGGTGGGATGTACCCAAAATGGCGCTAATCCTGCCGCTAATATTAATATAAAATTTCAGGCTAATTCAGGGCTTTATAATGGTGAGACGACTCGATTATCCCTCAATGAGGGAGGCGGCTATATCACAGGTGAAATAACGGGAGTTACAGGAGCTGGAACATGTAATCTCACGCAAGGTCTGAAGTTTAATGGTGAACCAATGAAATTAGGTTCAATTAATGCGGGTGAATCTAGCGAAGTTTTCTCAAATGAACTCACCTGGCGACTATGTTCCGGTGGCGACACATTACCTGTTGGTAACGTTACCGCCTCGGCAACTGTCGATGTTATTTTCAACTGA
- a CDS encoding molecular chaperone, protein MKSFWTRLSLIMIGSLLMLNSLSVSANQAELKGISFYVMRVIYPEKASQGVALTVYNKSDQPFLMQSWIRSMDPQTGGVAPQGKVVTPMPFIVTPPLQRLEPNSDLTLRIRRTGGELAQDRESVFYIATKAIPSTPANMAQNGGQLTLAVVSNLKLFYRPSSLPDSGVAGAASQLRFHLEGNTLVAENPTPFWLTFSRLKVGNYLFDNAAMRLMVPPKGQQRYNLPAGTKGPVEWQLLDETAWNTPLEQQKSLTGSSRY, encoded by the coding sequence ATGAAAAGTTTCTGGACTCGCCTGTCATTAATAATGATTGGGAGCTTACTGATGCTGAACAGTTTATCGGTGAGCGCAAATCAGGCTGAACTTAAAGGTATTTCCTTTTATGTGATGCGGGTTATTTACCCGGAAAAAGCCAGTCAGGGTGTTGCATTAACCGTCTATAACAAAAGTGATCAGCCTTTTTTAATGCAATCTTGGATTCGGAGTATGGATCCTCAAACTGGCGGCGTTGCACCGCAGGGCAAAGTCGTTACTCCGATGCCCTTTATTGTCACTCCGCCGCTGCAACGACTGGAGCCTAATAGTGATTTGACCTTGCGTATTCGGCGTACCGGAGGGGAGTTAGCACAGGATCGGGAGTCAGTATTTTATATTGCTACCAAGGCTATCCCATCTACACCTGCGAATATGGCGCAAAACGGCGGTCAATTAACGTTAGCTGTTGTCAGTAATCTTAAACTATTTTACCGCCCGTCCAGCCTGCCGGACAGTGGGGTGGCAGGTGCTGCCTCACAATTACGCTTCCATCTGGAAGGTAATACGCTGGTTGCTGAAAACCCAACGCCGTTTTGGTTGACATTTTCTCGGTTAAAAGTTGGTAACTATTTGTTTGATAATGCGGCTATGCGCCTGATGGTTCCACCAAAAGGGCAGCAACGCTATAACTTGCCTGCGGGTACAAAGGGGCCAGTTGAGTGGCAATTGCTTGATGAGACAGCGTGGAATACGCCATTAGAACAACAAAAATCACTTACTGGCTCATCTCGATATTGA
- a CDS encoding fimbrial biogenesis outer membrane usher protein: MKRHVNGIKISPIFTGAILLTSVLPAWGRDYFDAGLLMLDQEQSEKVDLTQFETTDQVPEGAYLVTVFVNQIERGEQTITFQKGSRNKVEPLLTPALLNELGVNTSALPTFSNLPLDKPVEDLPALIPHAQVQFSLAKLRLDISIPQVAMQPNSSSQVDPSLWNQGIPAFLLNYNLNGSRSRRSSQSDLGTSEQTSLFANLRAGLNFDAWRLRSLITHSRNTTNGDNRAGESTQDTQFINSYLQRDIQPWHSEILAGESSSGGDVFDSIPFRGVKLNSTEEMLPNNLRGFAPVISGIAQSNARVTVRQNGNIVYQTYVAPGPFTLNDLGQSGSSGDLTVTITEADGSVRTQTVAYSTLPVMLRPGAFKYELTSGKYNGSTTVGSQESTFGLGTLVYGLPYNLTLYGGGLVADDYFSSVVGSGLSLGNFGALSADVTQSNAKLKDVDDRQKGESYRLRYAKNIASTGTSIDVATMRYSTRNYYSFSDVNNNGYQLRDDQLPWSQDRKRNSYQLRLSQNMGDLGSLYISGMRDNYWDNSKVNNNLTAGYSNSYHGVTYGMNYSIDRIKGDNSWPENRQLSMNVQVPLSLLSGSSLANRSFASYQMTNNNQGSVQNQAGINGTSMDDRLSYNVTQGWSNDGSSDMGSVNTGYRGSKGMASMGYSYGSGYRAVNMNASGGVVAHADGVTLSQPLGDTVALVSAPGARGSKVMSGNNQVDSRGYAVVPYLSNYQRNNISLDPATLPEGVDITQSSQNLYPTKGAVVKANFATRVGYQVLVTLSKSGGLIPFGAVVAVEGSAGEEPNTSIVGDAGQVYLSGLPESGRLKVKWGEDTSQQCNVAFNLANTPAPSAANPIRHLPLRCEV; the protein is encoded by the coding sequence ATGAAACGACACGTTAATGGGATAAAAATATCACCTATATTTACGGGTGCGATATTACTTACGTCTGTTCTGCCCGCTTGGGGCCGGGATTATTTTGATGCCGGGCTACTAATGCTTGATCAAGAGCAGTCTGAAAAAGTGGATTTGACTCAGTTTGAGACTACCGATCAGGTGCCTGAAGGGGCCTATCTGGTGACGGTATTTGTTAATCAGATTGAGCGCGGCGAGCAAACAATCACTTTCCAAAAAGGCTCGCGGAATAAGGTTGAGCCACTCCTCACGCCAGCGTTACTGAATGAGTTAGGCGTGAATACTAGTGCACTGCCGACATTCTCAAATTTACCACTGGATAAGCCAGTGGAGGATTTGCCTGCCCTGATTCCTCATGCACAGGTGCAATTTTCGTTGGCCAAGTTGCGGCTGGATATCAGTATCCCCCAAGTCGCAATGCAGCCAAATAGCAGCAGTCAGGTTGATCCCTCATTGTGGAATCAAGGTATTCCGGCATTTTTGCTGAATTATAACTTGAACGGCAGCCGCAGCCGACGTTCTTCCCAATCAGACTTGGGAACATCAGAGCAAACAAGCCTCTTTGCCAACTTACGGGCGGGGTTGAACTTTGATGCCTGGCGTTTACGCAGCCTGATTACCCATAGCCGGAATACGACGAATGGTGATAATCGCGCGGGTGAAAGTACGCAGGACACCCAGTTTATCAATAGCTACCTGCAGCGGGATATCCAGCCTTGGCATTCTGAAATATTGGCAGGTGAAAGCAGCAGTGGCGGGGATGTTTTTGACAGCATTCCGTTCCGTGGCGTCAAACTTAACTCAACCGAAGAGATGTTGCCCAACAATCTGCGTGGCTTTGCTCCGGTTATCTCTGGTATTGCGCAAAGCAATGCGAGGGTAACCGTGAGGCAGAATGGCAACATTGTGTATCAAACCTATGTTGCACCAGGCCCGTTTACGCTAAATGACTTGGGGCAGAGTGGTTCTTCAGGTGATTTGACGGTAACGATAACTGAAGCTGATGGTTCCGTTCGCACCCAGACTGTCGCCTATTCAACACTGCCGGTAATGTTACGTCCTGGTGCATTTAAGTATGAACTGACCAGTGGGAAATATAATGGCAGCACCACTGTTGGTTCTCAGGAGTCAACCTTTGGACTCGGCACTTTGGTTTATGGCTTGCCCTATAATCTCACGCTGTATGGTGGTGGACTGGTCGCGGATGATTACTTCTCAAGCGTGGTGGGGAGCGGGCTGTCTTTAGGGAACTTTGGCGCATTGTCTGCGGATGTCACTCAGTCGAACGCTAAGCTGAAGGACGTGGATGACCGGCAAAAAGGGGAGTCATATCGGTTGCGCTATGCCAAAAATATTGCCAGTACCGGCACATCAATTGATGTCGCGACTATGCGCTACTCGACCCGAAATTATTACAGTTTTTCCGATGTTAACAACAATGGCTACCAATTACGCGACGATCAGTTGCCCTGGTCACAAGACCGTAAGCGCAATAGTTACCAGTTACGTTTGTCTCAGAATATGGGGGATTTAGGATCGCTATATATCTCTGGGATGCGGGATAACTATTGGGACAACAGTAAGGTCAATAACAACCTTACTGCGGGCTATAGCAACAGCTACCACGGGGTGACTTACGGCATGAATTACAGTATTGACCGCATTAAAGGGGACAATAGCTGGCCGGAGAACAGACAGTTATCCATGAACGTTCAAGTACCATTAAGTTTGTTGAGCGGTTCATCACTTGCTAACCGTAGCTTCGCCAGTTATCAGATGACAAATAACAACCAAGGTAGTGTTCAGAATCAGGCGGGTATTAACGGAACATCAATGGATGACCGTCTTTCTTACAATGTGACACAAGGCTGGTCTAACGACGGCAGCAGTGACATGGGGTCGGTGAATACTGGTTACCGTGGCAGCAAGGGCATGGCGAGTATGGGATATAGCTATGGTAGTGGCTACCGCGCGGTGAATATGAATGCCAGCGGCGGGGTGGTGGCACATGCCGACGGAGTCACATTGAGTCAACCTTTGGGCGATACCGTTGCATTAGTCAGTGCACCAGGCGCCAGAGGAAGTAAGGTGATGAGCGGCAATAATCAGGTGGACAGTCGTGGTTATGCGGTGGTGCCTTATCTCTCAAACTACCAGCGCAATAATATTAGCCTGGATCCGGCAACCCTACCTGAAGGGGTTGACATAACGCAGTCAAGCCAAAATCTCTACCCAACTAAAGGTGCAGTGGTTAAGGCTAACTTTGCAACACGCGTCGGTTATCAAGTATTGGTTACTTTGAGTAAAAGTGGCGGATTAATACCTTTCGGTGCCGTGGTTGCCGTTGAAGGGAGTGCGGGTGAAGAGCCGAATACCAGCATTGTTGGAGATGCAGGGCAGGTCTATCTCAGCGGGCTACCAGAAAGTGGTCGTCTAAAAGTGAAGTGGGGGGAGGATACTAGCCAGCAATGCAATGTAGCGTTCAATTTGGCGAACACTCCAGCCCCGTCAGCGGCTAATCCGATACGTCATTTGCCATTACGTTGTGAGGTTTAA
- a CDS encoding molecular chaperone, translated as MKFLFRTLSLIFVGLTATQTVQAGGFGISATRLIYPQGASSVSLTLRNTQPDAPYLVQTTVSASIDGKGVAPFLVTPPLFRLEPNSSNQIRISANGVALPSDRESVFYINARAIPSSVAGTGEDQQQSVGGEVKLGVANVIKLFYRPAGLAPTVANAHKNLQFTLVKEGLQVNNASPYFINFSGISFAGEALSLARAEASMIAPFSSHIFPTKVKQGEIRWRVINDLGGIDAFTKVVP; from the coding sequence ATGAAATTTTTATTTCGCACGCTGTCTTTGATATTTGTTGGTTTGACTGCCACTCAAACCGTTCAGGCTGGCGGATTTGGTATTAGTGCCACTCGGCTGATTTACCCACAGGGAGCGTCGAGTGTTTCACTGACTTTGCGCAATACGCAACCAGATGCTCCTTATTTGGTACAGACCACAGTCAGCGCTTCTATTGATGGGAAAGGAGTCGCCCCTTTTTTGGTCACTCCTCCGTTATTTCGCCTCGAACCAAATAGTAGCAACCAAATTCGGATTTCTGCTAATGGTGTGGCTTTGCCCAGTGATCGTGAATCGGTTTTCTATATTAATGCTCGGGCTATACCCAGTAGTGTTGCAGGAACAGGAGAAGATCAGCAACAAAGCGTGGGTGGTGAAGTAAAACTGGGCGTTGCGAACGTCATCAAGTTATTTTATCGCCCTGCTGGATTAGCCCCGACTGTCGCCAATGCCCATAAGAATCTACAATTTACCCTAGTGAAAGAGGGATTACAGGTTAATAACGCCTCACCCTATTTTATTAACTTTTCTGGCATCAGTTTTGCCGGAGAGGCGCTATCTTTGGCGCGCGCCGAAGCCAGTATGATTGCCCCTTTCAGCAGCCATATCTTCCCGACCAAAGTTAAACAAGGGGAGATCCGCTGGCGGGTGATCAACGATCTTGGAGGTATCGATGCCTTTACTAAAGTGGTGCCGTAA
- a CDS encoding molecular chaperone, translated as MIRALRFRDLQLISGLLLSLWGNSVFAADGGISLGQTRVVFNETDRARTVLVKNDGDKTYLIQSLVQLGPDNKQATPFIVTPPLFRLEPNSRNLLRIIRQNEGTLSQQHESVFYLSVLAIPAQASELTEQAQLSMGIRFLIKLFYRPDGLNMTPEDAYCKLQFTQVAEGIRVENPTPYFLTLGQLNINHRAVSFEQYPAMIAPHSNQIYPAISPLAMADWRVITDYGILSPKCEYSPP; from the coding sequence ATGATTCGAGCCCTTCGTTTCCGAGACTTGCAACTTATCAGTGGCTTACTCCTTAGCCTCTGGGGAAATAGCGTTTTTGCTGCTGATGGCGGAATAAGCCTTGGACAAACGCGGGTCGTATTTAATGAAACTGATCGGGCGCGCACTGTTCTGGTTAAGAATGATGGCGATAAAACTTATTTAATTCAGTCTCTGGTTCAACTGGGCCCAGATAATAAGCAAGCAACACCATTTATCGTGACACCACCCTTATTTCGGCTGGAGCCTAATAGTCGTAATTTGCTGCGTATTATACGTCAGAATGAAGGAACATTATCGCAGCAACATGAATCGGTGTTTTATTTATCTGTTCTGGCGATTCCTGCTCAAGCCTCCGAGCTGACAGAGCAGGCCCAGTTATCAATGGGAATTCGTTTTTTGATTAAGCTGTTCTATCGCCCCGATGGGTTGAATATGACCCCGGAAGACGCTTACTGCAAATTACAATTTACCCAAGTCGCTGAGGGTATCCGTGTAGAAAATCCTACACCCTATTTTTTAACGCTGGGGCAATTGAATATTAATCATCGCGCCGTTAGTTTCGAGCAGTACCCGGCAATGATTGCCCCTCACAGTAATCAAATTTATCCAGCTATTTCACCGTTGGCAATGGCTGACTGGCGAGTGATTACCGATTACGGGATCCTCTCGCCGAAATGCGAATATTCACCGCCATAA